Proteins from a genomic interval of Drosophila melanogaster chromosome 2R:
- the CG34423 gene encoding uncharacterized protein, isoform B — translation MFTLRRFSQRWYPKQIQHLKMSQIGELGSGAGNGGGGGGSIREAGGSFGKMEAAREEEFFYKQQKEQLKNLKTKTEPKAPEAPKK, via the exons ATGTTTACACTGCGACGATTCAGTCAGCGCTGGTATCCCAAGCAGATTCA GCACTTGAAGATGTCGCAGATCGGAGAACTGGGCAGTGGAGCCGGcaacggcggcggcggcggcggatcCATCCGGGAGGCGGGCGGTTCATTTGGCAAAATGGAGGCTGCTCGCGAGGAGGAGTTCTTCTACAAGCAG CAAAAGGAGCAACTGAAGAACCTGAAGACCAAGACGGAGCCTAAGGCACCAGAGGCTCCCAAGAAGTGA
- the CG9875 gene encoding uncharacterized protein, isoform A, which translates to MCSILARARMFCAGIVQRRLSMGLNPKLGLAPRKLYSEEKKPPGVFLWGGGLGKLQGGLKEEEYFISLTQTLVGKMRDKKEPGDYLPNWDEFQKTLDHASLGSTSSMNKHKNVLEEAFFLNKTADDIKLLHDRAQEELKSRHTATELELESDPQNTK; encoded by the exons ATGTGTTCCATACTCGCACGTGCAAGGATGTTTTGTGCAGGAATAGTGCAGCGTAGACTGAGCATGGGTCTCAATCCAAA ACTCGGCCTGGCGCCCAGGAAGCTCTACTCCGAGGAGAAGAAGCCCCCGGGTGTTTTCCTTTGGGGCGGCGGACTTGGCAAGCTGCAGGGCGGTCTCAAGGAGGAGGAGTACTTCATTTCGTTGACCCAAACCCTCGTGGGCAAGATGCGGGACAAGAAGGAGCCCGGCGACTACCTGCCCAACTGGGACGAGTTCCAGAAGACTCTGGACCACGCCTCGCTGGGCAGCACCTCTTCCATGAACAAGCACAAGAACGTACTCGAGGAGGCCTTTTTCCTGAACAAG ACTGCAGACGACATCAAATTATTGCACGATCGTGCCCAAGAAGAGCTCAAATCTCGCCATACTGCCACAGAACTGGAACTCGAATCAGATCCCCAGAACACCAAATAG
- the CG3500 gene encoding uncharacterized protein, isoform B, translating into MAVLYLLGWVSLAIQIVFLTLSIVAGLYYLAELAEEYTTAARKCILFLISFTIFVYILLLLFEDLPWSLIICGLVAQGFHLGIMSGFPFVRLLSLPLLGSLAMLVVNHFLAFQHFVTVYVPFTQVLAYFTICMWIVPFALFVSLSANDSVLPTTVSDQSRRSPDVVSNYFSRNKKQGLLSLFQYLKEALLPGRTKKAF; encoded by the exons ATGGCCGTCCTGTACCTGCTGGGATGGGTTTCGCTGGCCATACAGATCGTGTTCCTCACCCTGTCGATTG TGGCTGGTCTCTATTATCTGGCGGAGCTGGCCGAGGAGTACACGACGGCGGCTAGGAAGTGCATCCTATTTCTGATCAGCTTCACGATCTTCGTCTacatcctgctgctgctgttcgagGACCTGCCGTGGAGCCTTATCATCTGCGGACTGGTGGCGCAGGGCTTCCACCTGGGCATCATGAGTGGATTCCCCTTCGTGCGCCTGCTctcgctgccgctgctgggCTCCCTGGCCATGCTGGTGGTCAATCACTTCCTGGCCTTCCAGCATTTCGTCACTGTCTATGTGCCTTTCACGCAG GTGCTGGCTTACTTTACCATCTGCATGTGGATCGTGCCCTTCGCCCTGTTCGTCTCGCTGAGTGCGAATGACAGTGTCCTGCCCACCACCGTCAGCGACCAGAGCCGGCGCAGTCCGGACGTGGTCAGCAACTACTTCTCGCGTAACAAGAAGCAGGGCCTGCTGTCGCTGTTCCAGTATCTGAAAGAGGCCCTGCTCCCTGGGCGGACCAAGAAGGCCTTCTAG
- the CG3502 gene encoding uncharacterized protein has translation MWRAQPSLWIWWIFLILVPSIRAVYEDYRLPRSVEPLHYNLRILTHLNSTDQRFEGSVTIDLLARETTKNITLHAAYLKIDENRTSVVSGQEKFGVNRIEVNEVHNFYILHLGRELVKDQIYKLEMHFKAGLNDSQSGYYKSNYTDIVTKEVHHLAVTQFSPTFARQAFPCFDEPSWKATFNITLGYHKKYMGLSGMPVLRCQDHDSLTNYVWCDHDTLLRTSTYLVAFAVHDLENAATEESKTSNRVIFRNWMQPKLLGQEMISMEIAPKLLSFYENLFQINFPLAKVDQLTVPTHRFTAMENWGLVTYNEERLPQNQGDYPQKQKDSTAFTVAHEYAHQWFGNLVTMNWWNDLWLKEGPSTYFGYLALDSLQPEWRRGERFISRDLANFFSKDSNATVPAISKDVKNPAEVLGQFTEYVYEKGSLTIRMLHKLVGEEAFFHGIRSFLERFSFGNVAQADLWNSLQMAALKNQVISSDFNLSRAMDSWTLQGGYPLVTLIRNYKTGEVTLNQSRFFQEHGIEKASSCWWVPLRFVRQNLPDFNQTTPQFWLECPLNTKVLKLPDHLSTDEWVILNPQVATIFRVNYDEHNWRLIIESLRNDPNSGGIHKLNKAQLLDDLMALAAVRLHKYDKAFDLLEYLKKEQDFLPWQRAIGILNRLGALLNVAEANKFKNYMQKLLLPLYNRFPKLSGIREAKPAIKDIPFAHFAYSQACRYHVADCTDQAKILAITHRTEGQLELPSDFQKVAYCSLLDEGGDAEFLEVFGLFQNSTNGSQRRILASALGCVRNFGNFEQFLNYTLESDEKLLGDCYMLAVKSALNREPLVSPTANYIISHAKKLGEKFKKKELTGLLLSLAQNLRSTEEIDRLKAQLEDLKEFEEPLKKALYQGKMNQKWQKDCSSDFIEAIEKHL, from the exons ATGTGGCGGGCTCAGCCAAGTCTCTGGATCTGGTGGATCTTCTTAATCCTTGTTCCTTCCATCAGAGCTGTCTACGAGGATTATCGTTTGCCCAGATCTGTGGAGCCTTTGCACTACAACCTGCGAATTCTCACACACCTAAATAGCACCGATCAAAGATTCGAGGGATCTGTGACAATAGATCTTCTGGCACGGGAGACCACCAAGAACATCACCTTGCATGCGGCGTACTTAAAGATAGATGAGAACCGAACATCAGTTGTTTCTGGCCAGGAAAAGTTTGGAGTTAATCGAATCGAAGTGAATGAGGTGCACAACTTCTACATCCTGCACTTGGGTCGGGAATTGGTAAAGGATCAGATCTACAAGTTGGAAATGCACTTCAAAGCCGGGCTAAATGATTCCCAAAGTGGGTACTATAAAAGTAACTACACGGATATAGTTACCAAGGAAGTTCA TCACCTGGCGGTCACTCAGTTCTCACCCACATTTGCCAGGCAGGCATTTCCCTGCTTCGATGAACCATCCTGGAAGGCGACCTTTAACATAACCCTTGGCTATCATAAAAAATACATGGGATTGAGTGGCATGCCTGTTCTCAGGTGTCAGGATCA TGATAGTCTTACAAATTATGTATGGTGCGATCACGACACTCTTCTAAGGACCTCAACCTATTTGGTGGCCTTTGCTGTCCATGATCTGGAAAATGCCGCCACCGAGGAGAGTAAGACCAGCAATAGAGTTATCTTTCGCAACTGGATGCAGCCGAAGTTGTTGGGTCAGGAAATGATATCCATGGAAATTGCACCAAAGCTGCTCTCCTTCTATGAgaatttattccaaattaaCTTTCCGCTGGCGAAAGTGGACCAACTGACGGTGCCCACTCACAGATTTACGGCCATGGAGAACTGGGGTCTGGTCACCTACAACGAGGAAAGATTGCCTCAAAATCAAGGCGATTATCCGCAGAAACAGAAGGATAGTACTGCCTTCACGGTGGCTCACGAATATGCCCATCAGTGGTTCGGAAATTTGGTCACCATGAATTGGTGGAATGATCTCTGGTTGAAGGAAGGTCCATCTACCTACTTCGGCTACCTGGCCCTCGATTCTTTGCAGCCCGAATGGAGAAGAGGAGAGCGCTTTATATCAAGGGATTTGGCGAACTTCTTTAGCAAAGACTCGAACGCAACTGTGCCGGCCATCTCCAAGGATGTTAAGAATCCCGCCGAGGTGCTCGGACAGTTCACGGAGTATGTGTACGAGAAGGGATCGCTGACCATCCGCATGCTGCACAAACTTGTCGGAGAGGAAGCCTTCTTCCACGGAATTCGATCTTTTTTGGAACGCTTTTCTTTTGGTAATGTGGCCCAAGCTGATCTTTGGAATTCCCTGCAAATGGCTGCTTTGAAAAACCAGGTTATTTCGTCCGACTTTAACCTAAGTAGGGCCATGGATTCTTGGACCCTACAGGGTGGTTATCCCTTGGTAACCCTTATACGGAACTACAAAACTGGCGAGGTAACACTCAATCAGAGCAGATTCTTCCAGGAGCATGGAATTGAAAAGGCTTCATCCTGCTGGTGGGTTCCTTTAAGGTTCGTTAGGCAAAATCTACCGGACTTTAATCAAACTACCCCACAGTTTTGGTTGGAATGTCCCTTGAACACTAAAGTACTGAAGTTGCCCGATCATCTATCCACTGACGAGTGGGTCATACTGAATCCCCAAGTAGCAACCATCTTCAGAGTTAACTATGATGAGCACAACTGGCGCTTGATAATCGAGAGTCTGAGGAATGATCCCAATTCTGGTGGCATCCACAAACTAAATAAAGCTCAGTTGCTGGATGATCTCATGGCTTTGGCTGCAGTCCGGCTACACAAATATGACAAAGCATTCGATTTGCTGGAATATCTGAAGAAAGAGCAGGACTTTTTGCCTTGGCAGAGGGCCATTGGTATCCTCAATCGACTGGGAGCCCTACTGAATGTCGCggaggcaaacaaatttaag AACTACATGCAGAAGCTACTTTTGCCATTGTATAACCGCTTTCCAAAGCTATCAGGAATAAGGGAAGCTAAGCCCGCCATCAAGGACATTCCATTTGCACACTTTGCATATTCACAGGCCTGTCGTTACCATGTGGCTGATTGCACGGATCAGGCCAAGATTCTCGCTATAACCCATAGAACTGAAGGTCAGCTGGAGCTGCCCTCCGATTTCCAGAAGGTTGCTTACTGCTCGCTACTGGATGAAGGTGGCGATGCAGAGTTCCTGGAAGTATTCGGACTGTTCCAGAACTCCACCAATGGATCGCAGAGAAGGATATTGGCATCTGCGCTCGGTTGTGTTCGTAACTTTGGGAACTTCGAACAGTTTCTGAACTACACACTTGAATCCGACGAGAAACTGCTCGGTGATTGCTATATGTTAGCAGTGAAATCCGCACTAAATAGGGAACCTTTGGTTTCTCCCACAGCAAACTATATTATAAGCCATGCCAAGAAACTCGG TGAAAAATTCAAGAAGAAAGAGCTCACGGGACTTTTGCTTAGTTTGGCTCAAAATCTTCGAAGTACGGAGGAAATTGATCGACTTAAAGCGCAGTTAGAAGACCTCAAGGAGTTTGAAGAACCTCTGAAGAAAGCCCTCTATCAGGGCAAAATGAACCAGAAATGGCAGAAAGATTGCTCCAGCGATTTTATCGAGGCTATAGAGAAACACTTATAG
- the CG9863 gene encoding uncharacterized protein, whose protein sequence is MFSRFLRGSSTSQITCLVRGGGCNSNTSQSQPHRNVSLFTGRQPHWKLRVMQFLSGLRHRYCLWRLRRLLGVAFDEGGFHEGTRQAAVTMIDAVRQADWPCIRSCCTERGSADIYGLSQMRSPYCSLVRFQKEHLRHALPVRVVRRWIDGRYYVMVDMLFVGLRNLLDLGTEQEKEEMLQRIQSVLVNSQIDDKFEPSNCRLAIAEIVLTFSMELGDPQDPRDIESEDQDSGWLVDSYKVQRFKLISFSPKTLNLRVIDFLKPVRQK, encoded by the coding sequence ATGTTTTCGAGGTTCCTCCGTGGTTCGTCCACCTCTCAAATTACGTGTTTAGTGCGGGGTGGTGGCTGCAATTCGAACACATCCCAATCCCAGCCACACCGCAATGTGAGTCTTTTCACAGGAAGACAACCCCACTGGAAACTCCGCGTGATGCAGTTCCTCAGTGGCCTGCGACACCGGTACTGCCTGTGGCGCCTCCGCCGCCTGCTGGGCGTGGCCTTCGACGAGGGCGGATTCCATGAGGGCACTCGCCAGGCGGCGGTCACCATGATCGATGCAGTGCGCCAGGCGGACTGGCCCTGCATCCGGAGTTGCTGCACGGAGCGGGGATCGGCCGACATCTACGGCTTGTCCCAGATGAGGAGTCCCTACTGCAGTTTGGTTCGCTTTCAGAAGGAACACCTGCGGCATGCTCTTCCCGTGAGGGTGGTGCGTCGCTGGATCGATGGTCGCTACTATGTCATGGTGGACATGCTCTTTGTCGGCCTGCGCAACCTCCTCGATCTCGGAACGGAGCAGGAAAAGGAGGAAATGCTCCAGCGGATTCAGAGCGTTCTGGTGAACTCCCAGATCGATGATAAGTTCGAACCGAGCAACTGCCGCCTGGCCATTGCCGAAATAGTGCTCACCTTCTCTATGGAACTGGGCGATCCCCAGGATCCTCGGGATATAGAAAGTGAAGATCAGGACAGTGGCTGGCTGGTGGACTCCTACAAGGTGCAGCGCTTCAAGCTGATCAGCTTCAGTCCGAAAACACTGAACCTTCGCGTTATTGACTTTCTGAAACCGGTTCGACAGAAGTAG
- the CG34210 gene encoding uncharacterized protein has product MKKSGDFLSLLNNRDLLKTPSGNSIVNFLVKPMSVEMNTADNLITGARRQRMMELFQEDRAWEAAELSRFGLSCIKAPDCYPCCTPFECSKAKF; this is encoded by the exons ATGAAGAAGTCCGGGGACTT TCTCTCCCTGCTCAACAATCGCGACCTGCTGAAGACTCCGTCCGGCAACTCCATTGTGAACTTCCTGGTGAAACCGATGAGCGTGGAAATGAACACGGCGGACAATCTGATCACGGGTGCCAGGCGCCAGCGAATGATGGAGCTCTTCCAGGAGGACCGCGCCTGGGAGGCCGCCGAGTTGTCCCGCTTCGGACTGAGCTGCATCAAGGCCCCGGACTGCTATCCCTGCTGCACTCCTTTCGAGTGCTCCAAGGCCAAGTTCTAG
- the Rpi gene encoding Ribose-5-phosphate isomerase, isoform B — translation MDDIALDAAKKTAARTAVDQWVTEDTKILGIGSGSTVVYAVQRIAERVWKEGELTDLICVPSSYQARHLILDYNLNLGDLDRNPNIDVAIDGADEVDRHMVLIKGGGGCLLQEKVVASCAKHFIVVADYTKNSIRLGEQWCRGVPIEVAPMAYVPIKLHIEALFGGEASLRMAKVKAGPIVTDNGNFLLDWKFIANREYDWDEVNRAITLIPGVLETGLFVNMAHKCYYGMANGSVKVQNK, via the coding sequence ATGGATGACATTGCGCTGGACGCGGCCAAGAAGACGGCGGCCCGCACGGCGGTGGACCAGTGGGTGACTGAGGATACGAAGATTCTGGGGATTGGCAGCGGATCGACGGTGGTGTACGCCGTGCAGCGGATCGCGGAGCGCGTGTGGAAGGAGGGCGAGCTGACGGACCTCATCTGCGTGCCCTCGTCCTACCAGGCGCGCCATCTGATACTCGACTACAACCTTAACCTGGGCGATCTGGACAGGAATCCCAACATAGACGTGGCCATCGACGGGGCCGACGAGGTCGATCGCCATATGGTGCTGATCAagggcggcggcggctgcttGCTGCAGGAGAAGGTGGTGGCCTCCTGCGCCAAGCACTTCATCGTGGTGGCCGACTACACAAAGAACTCCATCCGCCTGGGCGAGCAGTGGTGCCGCGGCGTGCCCATCGAGGTGGCGCCCATGGCGTACGTGCCCATCAAGCTGCACATCGAGGCGCTTTTCGGCGGCGAGGCCTCGTTGCGTATGGCCAAGGTGAAGGCGGGACCCATTGTCACGGACAATGGCAACTTCCTCCTGGACTGGAAGTTCATCGCCAACAGGGAGTACGACTGGGACGAGGTCAACCGCGCCATCACCCTCATCCCGGGCGTCCTGGAGACGGGCCTGTTCGTGAACATGGCCCACAAATGCTACTACGGCATGGCCAATGGCTCGGTCAAGGTCCAGAACAAGTAG
- the CG34423 gene encoding uncharacterized protein, isoform A has protein sequence MSQIGELGSGAGNGGGGGGSIREAGGSFGKMEAAREEEFFYKQQKEQLKNLKTKTEPKAPEAPKK, from the exons ATGTCGCAGATCGGAGAACTGGGCAGTGGAGCCGGcaacggcggcggcggcggcggatcCATCCGGGAGGCGGGCGGTTCATTTGGCAAAATGGAGGCTGCTCGCGAGGAGGAGTTCTTCTACAAGCAG CAAAAGGAGCAACTGAAGAACCTGAAGACCAAGACGGAGCCTAAGGCACCAGAGGCTCCCAAGAAGTGA
- the Mthfs gene encoding methenyltetrahydrofolate synthetase, isoform B gives MAATIQNTLKVALRKRMKDALKGIDAEAIARQSQAVTAKVLQSEIFRQAQRVSIYLSTASELDTTALLSEMFRLEKMVFVPTYEGSRMKMVRLRGMEEYESLPLTKWNIKQPDFKEAREDAMTNGHGIDLFIVPGVAFTRCGARMGHGMGYYDKFLKQHAEKYPHKKISLMALSLNEQIVSNEELPMESHDVRLHSVITEN, from the exons ATGGCGGCCACGATCCAGAACACCCTGAAGGTGGCGCTGCGAAAGCGCATGAAGGATGCACTGAAGGGCATCGACGCGGAGGCCATCGCCCGGCAGTCGCAGGCCGTCACGGCTAAG GTGCTGCAAAGCGAGATCTTCCGGCAGGCGCAGCGGGTGAGCATTTACCTGAGCACAGCCTCGGAGCTGGACACCACGGCGCTGCTGTCGGAGATGTTCCGCCTGGAGAAGATGGTCTTTGTGCCCACCTACGAGGGCAGCAGGATGAAGATGGTGCGGCTGCGCGGCATGGAGGAGTACGAGAGCCTGCCTCTGACCAAGTGGAACATAAAGCAGCCGGACTTCAAGGAGGCACGCGAGGATGCCATGACCAACG GGCACGGCATCGATCTCTTCATTGTGCCCGGTGTGGCCTTCACCCGCTGCGGAGCTCGGATGGGCCATGGCATGGGCTACTACGACAAGTTCCTCAAGCAGCACGCGGAGAAGTATCCGCACAAGAAGATCTCGCTGATGGCACTGTCGCTCAACGAGCAGATAGTCAGCAACGAGGAGTTGCCCATGGAGTCGCACGACGTCCGTTTGCACAGTGTAATTACGGAAAACTAA